GTACGAGAATCCAACTGCGCTTTTTGAGCATTTCGTTATTGCGGGTATACATCCAAATGCTAATCTTGAGCCAGTGGAGGAAGCATTTGCTACAAGAAAAAAGATGGAGTTGAAAAAAGACAGAACAGATCTAACGGATCTAAAAGGCATGCAATATCGATCACCCCCAACTGTTATGATGGAACCTCAGGTATGATGCCTGACTAAATTTTAAACATAAGCAAGTTTCCCTATAACTAGTGTGAGGACTTACATATTGTtccaatgactgaaataattatattcaaaatttCTAATGCTAGAGAGATTTGATTGtatattatgtttttttttttttttaatattttatctATTTTCTCCAGATACTATTTAAGTACCCTCCAGGGAAGAAGTTGTCTATGCGATTAGCAGATTTGGCATCCTTTTGCTTTCCTGAAGGTGTGAAGGTGATATATTGTTAATCTCAATTTTTTCATGATATTCTCCATGTAAAATATTTTATATGCCAAGATTTTGGAAGAAAAATGTCAGGCAAATTAGGTAACAGATTAAAATGGTTCCTTTTATGTATTCATTGAAATATGCAGGATTGGTAGAGTTGACTCTGGACGCTTTACTTTATTGCCAAaaattctttctttcttttttaaagAAAAATCCTTTTTAGTAAAAACTAACTTATCTACGATTGCACAACTTGATTTCTTTGATAATAATATGTATGCTGGATTAACTGATTAACGAGAATATATGTATTGCACTGTGAGCAATCTTTGAGCCATTTGACCAATTTGATTAGTTTTATAGCCTTTTCATTGTACTTAACCCCTTGTAAATATTATTGGGAGATTAAAGATAACCCAAATCAATCAATTTAGTGATTAATAGGTCCAAAATGCCACCTTATATGCAAAACCAGATACTTTTTAGATATCTGTTCTATATGTCTCCAATCCCAGCCTTCTTTTTTTGATAATATTCTGATGTCTGAACTGACAAACTCTAGATGTATTTCATAAGAACAACATTCGCGTCTATCAAAAGCTGTGTATTTTTTGGGCCTATTTATTTGTTATTTGTTATAGTACAAATAATGCAGATATATGTCTTCTTTAATTTTGTGCTTCCTTCAGGCATGTATGCTAACAAGGTCTCCATCTCTGAGTGAGTTAAATTCACTCGTCTATAATCAGGTAGGAGTGCATGAAATCCCTTTTTAGTTTCTAATTGTTTGGATTGCTTGTTTGGTCCTAGATTGTTCATAGCATATGCTAATCAAACTCTTATATTGTTTTCATGAACAGGAACACTTGAGCAGAGATGACTTGTCATTCATATTTTCACTTAAGGCAAGTTGTATTGATATATTGATGGTCAAAATAGAAAATATTGACAATCTATGATTTCATATTCAATTATATTTTATCTGAGTACTAAAAAACTATATATTAAGCCATGTGTCTCTATTGATATGAAGTCGCATGAGTGACATCATTCTCGTTCTGTTTTAACCGGATCCAAGTAACCTGATTAGTCAATTTGCTATGAAAACAAAAAATGACAGATAGATGGTGACGATATCAATAGCTGCTAACAAAAATGTTGATATAAACTACAATAACGTCTTTGGGGCCTGTCTTATATCCTAAAAAGTAGATTTCAGTTAAAATACAGGGATAACCCTACACGTAATGACACTTCAAAATTTGATGTTTGGTACTATGATTGAAACTAACCCGATTGGTGTAAATGATATACTATTTGAACTGTAGGTATCCAGTTGATATTTATTGTCTTTAAATGCTTAATTGAAGAAAATATAACAGGAACATTTTCTGTTATAGAGTTTTAGTTGGTATCACATAATATGCACACACAGTAACAgtagtttattttttatttttttgtatgaaTCAGGTGGCAGACAATGCAACTCTTTATGGTGTTTGTTTACACACACAAGAATTTGTTCATCGACCACCCGGGATGCTTGGTGCTGGATCGTCTCTTCCAAGAGCACCAGGACGAGGAAGTCGTTTTCTAATCACCGCACCTCGATGTTATTGTCTATTGACAAGGGTCCCGTTCTTCGAACTACACTACGATATGTTAAACAGGCTAGCTTCCATTTCCTTCACTTATATGAAATATTAGATGTGTCTATATCGACTTATTTACTTATGAATGGGTCGATTTTTGTTACATCTATCTTTAAGTGGTCAAAGTGCGTAAATTGAAGCCAGTAACAGTAAATTGGATCAAATGGCTTGAAACTTGTCTAAAGTGTATTTGTGATCTTTAAACCTACTTGatcattttatacaaaataaattaGATTGTTATTACCAAAGGGCTTATGGCCTAGAGGTATCAAGGGGACTCATCAACCTTAAGGTTGTGAGTTCGAGTCCTGTCGTGGACAGaaagggtgtgtgtgtgtgtgtgtttgttaaAAAACATTAGATTGTTATTGAAATAATATGATTTGTTGAGTTATATTTGACATACTAATAacttataaatttttataaaatagGGCATTGGTCAAACCCGTTGATCAAACCCGTTTTGACCTGCATTAAGAGTTGAGAAACAGAATATGCCTGGTTTGACTGGATTACTACCTCTAGCAAACATGTCGAATTTGAACTACCACCTCATAATTTTCATGTATTTGGATGCAGTATAGTTGCACAGGAGCGTCTAAATCGAATAACAAAGTTTATCAGTATATTGAATCAAATCCCTTCATCACCCAAACTAGAGAACCAACAAGAGGATAAATATACTGGCAGTCCAAGTAAACGAACCTCATGGACGGATTATGCAATACCAGTTGATGACCCGTTAACCCTTTCAGTTTCTTCTCCAACCTTAAACTCACCATCAAAACGCGGAACCGGGTCACCATCAAAACGCGGAACCGGGTCACCATCAAAACACGGAACCGGGTCACCATCAAAACGCGGAACCGGGTCACCATCAAAACACGGAACTGGGTCACCTAATGTTCGAAGAAGGGAGTTGCATAGTCATGATGATTATAATGATGCCTCAGAAAAGCAGTGGGAGTATTTAGGGAAAGTGCATGATGATTATAATAGCATACGCAAAACATGTATTGAAGCATGTGTTTTTCCGACAAAACGAACACTAGAACGAATTGGAAGTTCGGGACCATTATTCAGGTGAACAGACTTGTTATCAATTTATAATGACTTGTGATTGTGATTGTAGTTAGTGTGTGGTTGCTATTGGTTAAGGTGCTACCTGATACAAGACTAAGATCATAGGTTTATAGTTCAACACGTGTAACTGAAAGTTTGTTTGCTagcttatgtatgtatgtatgtatgttataATAGGGTGTTTTTAGTTTGATTGTGCAATTATTATCTATTATGTTCTTTCTCTTCAACCAGTTCAGTAAGAGGCATTGTAACAGAGGATGAAGATGAAGAATTATGTTGCAGTGATAAAGATGTTACTACTAAGATGATTATGGAATGGGCTAAGGTGTGTTGACTTTCTTGGTTATACGTTACTAAATTTTCTAGCAAATAATTTTGGGGGAAAATTGTAAACGCGGATGACTTAAGTCTGGACTTATATCTAACATGTACGGgtgatagaattattattataaagaatTTCGAGAAAGTAGCTTAAAAGCATTCCCAATGCATAAAACTCATAACATCATTTAAATTCAAAGTGTTTCATATTAAAACAGTGTTCATATTGAAACAATTTAACTTTTGTAATCGTTGATATGGACTTGCATATGAATCAATCAAATTCAATATCTTTCTTTCTCATGTTTCTCTTTCCTCACTTGAACAGTACAAATCATTTTGTGATTTTGTTTTTGTAACAATTgtgtgaattttttttattaatacacaGTGATGACTGATTACAGGAACACAAAAATGAATTGCTACAGATTGTTTGCAGCTATCATGCTTTGCCTGTTCCATCATATGGAGGTAAAGTACACTTTAAGCCACTAGACCATCTACAAGCTATTGAATATTATAGGACCGCCTTTTCTTTTGGAGAAGACCCCGATGCAGATATGTCAATGATTCCCGATAAGGTATATCCTTTTGTTAATGCATCATTTGGATTTGCTAGAGATGGCAACATGGTCTGGGTCAAAACAGATACTTTTGTATGGGAGGGGTCAGTTTGACTCATAACCATTATAGTGCAATTTGTTTTTAAAAAAAGTCTACTGTGTTAGATATGATCACTATAGCGCTATTATCTACAAAATAGTATAATAATTGGAACGAAATAAAATGATTGAGGAGATTTTGTTTATTAACAATTGACTATGGGTGACTTGCAACTCCGTCCCACTTCAtttaatctttttttttcttctcaaaATTAATTTAACCCGTTTGATCCATACATGTAAGTAAATGGGTTAACATTTCCACCTCTAGCATTAACTCATGCACGTAGTTACTAAATACCTGACATATAATGTTTAACTAGGTCAAGTTTAAGCTTGCGCAAATTGAGGAAGCCGTCTCATTATCAAATTGGACTACCATTACAATTTGTAGAGCTCTTTCCCTTCAAAATGTAAACGTTAGATATTCAAACATTCTTTATTTATTTCTACGTGTCATTTGCAGTTATATACTCAGTTTGATATGATGTGCTTACAGTTTGAAAAAAACTTGTCATAGAACTATAAGAATCTTATATAGAAGTGTACTTGTGATTATGTATGCAGCAATTTAATCATAAAACTAATTTCAGGTTCTAATATTGCTTACGGCTGTACTTTTGGAGAAACAAGTGATCATCACATCTCCAAATCTGGTAATAACTTTCTGAAATTTGTTAGCCATTTTAATTTCTAAAATTTTGCAGCGCCAATTAAATCATTAAACTAATTTCAAAGTTGTTTATTGTAACATATGTAGGGTGTCCTATCTGCTACAATATTATCTCTTATTCCAATGATTCTTCCATTTGAATGGCAGAGCTTGTTCCTTCCGGTAAGTCATACATATTCATTAACCAAATTCCATTGTTGAAGGTTGCAAATTTGGCCCGTTTACATGTGAATGGGTTTATTTTGGTTGTGTTTGATCCAAAACGGGAGAATCAAACAAATTTAGCCAAATGTGGAACGTGTCGGATGGATTGAACAACTCCAGACAGTCAGAAAGTCACCCTAAGTCTATTTAGTGCATAAAATCTTTTAATTAGTTTTCTTCAAAGCTATTGACTATTGACTTTCATTGCAATGATTCAGTTTTTGTAATCATAAGTATGCATTAAATATCTATAATGATTATTATTGTTCAAAAATGTGTTGCTGGTTGAATCCAATCCAATTTGGCCCGTTTCTACCCTtgctaaaatgttttgatttattaCCCAACCCACTCAATTCATCTATCTTTCCATCTTTATAATTGACCCCTTACTTGTTTAGTAGCACTATCTAGCAAATGAAGAAACATGATCTTTCTTTAACTTATATTTTTCTTTTACAGGTTCTTCCAGCCATTATGTTTGATTTTCTTGATGCCCCTGTTCCTTTTGTTGTAAGTTTCTAATTTCAAGCCTTAGTTTCGCATATACGCACATTTGATCTATATATTATGATTACAGACTCCATTCTTGTTGGATATAAATTATTGAATAAAGATATTACTTTTTAAAATAATCTGAAAACTTGTGTCACGCGTATATGCTTGTTTCATTGAGATATGTAGTTAGGTTATAAATTAGGTTATTGATATGTTAAGTTTCATATTATTGTTTATATCATTGTGCAGGTGGGGATACTGCATAAACCAGCTGATAGCAAAATGAAATCTAAAGACCTTGTTCGTGTTAATTTGGCTGATAACCAGGTACACGGCTTGACCAATATATGATTATAACTAGTGCAAAACAATCAAATTTAGTTTCTGGACTAGAAATAGTTGTATCGATTGGTGGAGCATATTCACCTTTCTTATAAattgcataataataataatatccttcgtaaaaCTAGATGCTGCAAAATTGCTCATTTGGGCAATTGGTCGCCAATGGTTTAAGTGTCATAgcaatttattattttatttgatGTGGCTTGAGTTGGGTTGACCCAAAACACTTGATAAGCCAACTGATTATGCAAGTCAATGTTGTGACAGTAATTATCTACGAGGTGGTTTTTTAAGCAAACGATTTATGAGGTTTTCTACTTTTAAATTATACTTGTATGCTGACCTTTAGAGGTAAAACATACAAGTTGATCCATTTTAAGGCAAATAGGTCAAATTTTCCGCCTCTAGTAATTTTAGGAGACATACAAAAAAAAGGTTGGTTCACATAATTGAACAACAAATACATACatctatattctcctttatattttgtGCAATATTGCTGATATATATCTATTATATAGAAAGTAATTTAATATTGGTCTCCTCAAATTGTACATGTGAACTATAATTCTTACATTTTCCAAAATCATTTTAGTTTACTTAAATAGATGTTATGTGGATACATAGTTTTTGTGATCATACTTAATGCACAAATCATTCGTTGATAAAAAAGGTTTGTGGGCTGATCATTTCTACCTGGTGTAACTTGTTAGCCTTTTTAGACTTGCATAATGGAATTTAAGTTTTCTGAGTTAACTCACCGAGTTGAGTCTCGACAGGTTGAACTGTCATCCTTACCAGCACTACCGAGGTATAGAGAACTCATGACCAGACTGGGCCCACTTCATGCTAGACTATCGAGTGACAAAACTGCTGCTAAAAAGCACCCTGTATACAGAATCAACAAATGGCAGGTAATTTAtaagtttttttatatataacttaatatatacTGTTTGATCTCCTTCTTGGGTATCGTTTTGTACTGTTTGATCTTCGGATCCGTTCAACGTTATTAAGTTTTTTcgccaaaaaataaaataaataaataaaactaaccaTTATCCGTTTTGGCCAAGTTGATTATGTATTTGTGTATTACCACTTTTTTAGATGGTGTTGAAATATTTGGAAGTAACTTGTTCATGGTACACAGATTGAAGCAGCAACACAATTTCTGGCTGTCATGAGACAGCACTTGGAGTCGCTTTGTTCAAACCTGTCCAACCATGCAATCACTAGTATACAAAATGAAAATGACAGGGTAAAATGACTTGATTCTAAATCATAATTTTCCATTATTTGATTTGATCATACTTAATTACTAGTTGAAACAAGTATGATTCTGCTTTGTTCCATTTTTACTGTATCGTTTTTTATGTGCAGGTTCCTGTACTTATCAAGGAGAGCTATATTGATTCCTTCCCCTATAGAGACCGACCATTTATCAAGGTATACTTTTACATCCAAGATATGCATTCACCAATCAAGTTCTCAAACATAAATATTTGAACCCTTATTAGAAAGAGACTCATTCTTCTATTTTGAATGATAACTTTTTTCTAATCCAAAAGTTGGTTAAAAATAATTGTAAACATGTGTTTTGTTAATTTAGTAAATATAAAGATTACAACAATACATACACTTGTCCTTTTTGGTCATGCAATCTACCCGGGAAAGGGAATATTTTTTCGTACTCAGATGTATGCGGCCTATTTGGGTATTCCGTAACCGTTTCCGACCCTTTTCTCTGGCCACCCCAAACTAGGTTTTCAGTGAGATTTGAACCTGAGATCTCATGGGATGAACTTAGGCCCTAACCACTGTGCTATGAGGATGATTCGGTCATGCAATCTGGTTATAGATAAATAATCAGAATTTTCCAAACGCCAAGGAACACTTTGATATATCATCTTTTGCAACACACTTTAACATCATTCTTGATTGTGAAATTAGTTTGAAAACACATTTCCCTTCACTATAGAACTATTTTTTTATGCTACTGTTTCGTTGCTTCTTACTAGAAATTATGTAATACAAATGTGCAAAAACAGTTATAAACTTATAATGCAATTGTTTTTTGTTTTCATAGGAATTTGTAGAAACACAGATGTTCACAGTTCTATCAGACGCTCGACTATCAAGACCTGAATATTAAGATCAACAAGTTTATGGGTCCAAGTTGTAGCTGGTATACTAAGACCATTAATGTCAAAATTGTAGTGTGACTGCAAAAAGTACTAACTAGTCATGCTGTTCTTTAAATTACTTATTAGCATACCATAGTATGTTACTTTGTTACATTTATGTATGTAGCATCATCCCTGTATTTTGAGTGGGATTGATGTTAAGTCCTCATACATGGTTCATTCCCTCCATAGAAAAATGGTTTTGACTTTTAAAGTTGTATTCTAAGATCTCTGTAAGGACGTAAGTAGCAAGCTAATAATACACCACCATTAATGATATACACCGAAGCTTGGTTAAGTGGTATGAGGGTGGGATCCAACTTGGGTACTGCTAACTCAGTTTCGATTCTCACTCCAAGTTAGGAGTTTCCAACGTTTGATGGTACtttcaacatcaatgcgatttgggaaggtgTCTGAggggttttcccaaccttcgatggtactgtcaACATCTCGCAAATTGGGTTTCttcctaacgcgtgtgtgggtgacTGGGTGGCAAATGAGAGCATTCAATGTcgatatcgccgttaaaaaaaTGATATTCTGGTCTTAACCGATTCGTCTATTACCTTAATGGTTGTAGTTTAATGTGGGGTACTGATCTTTACACCactaaatttgtctatacaccacTAAACATGCATTGCAATGTTACATGTTTTAAAGATCTGCTTGGTCTTTTGATATACATACAAGGTCCATACTTCTCTAGTATCGCATAGCAGCACATCATGGAAGGTCAGAGAAGGGATAAAAAACAATCACTAGATAACTTGGTTAGATCGGTTACATCCGAGTAAAGATATTTGTCGTCTTTCATCGACTAACCCGTTTATCTTTTATCTTGTATAGTTGTTAATTAGAATGTTACAATTTTGATTGTATACTCCATCAGGTTCACATTACTACGACAATAATATTCAATTCTATAAATGTGAAAAATGTGAAATATGAGGGAGGTGTAATGTAGACGATCATTCTGCCTATGCTATGCTAGAGCAAAGGAAAGGCGTTTCCTAACTCACGAATAGGGAGACCGTGTCTCCATCCGCGGATCAAGAAAGACATCTCTCTGTGTAGAAACATTGCTTTCATAAGGACTTCTggcaaaaaataaaaatttatttaatgTGTAAAAAGTATTAGAGGATAATTTTTCGAGGTGAAGGAAATATCTTATTCTTTAGAAATATTATATCAATCAATATTACTGTTAATCTAACAAACAATGTGTAATTTATTCAATTGGTGTGTGTAATTTAACATGAATAAAACAATATTATAATAGGCCAACAAGAAAAATattagcattatacttttaaaGAAAATTGCAATAAATAACATATTATTAGTGTATACGTACAAAAAAAATGTTATTATTAGTTACtactattattttttttgttattgttgttaaCGAGAATTAGGTTAGCCATGTGTTGTCGCGAACTTGTTGgcttttttgttttgttttcacATATAGAGTTACTGATAAGGACGCAACGGTTATCAACACGAACATGTAGATAAATAAGCTGATACTCACGTAAACAATTACATGAATAGAATGTAAAAGCAATAGCTACTAAACAAAAGAGTTTGTATTATTCCAAAAGAAAGATAGATAGATTTTGGCATTACATATGCAGCTTATTTATAATTAAAGCCAAACATTAACCGACTAGAACTAGAACTCCAAATATTACTCAATTCTTAGTTAAAGAAATAAATAATTTAAagtaataattaaacttaatatagCAACTAAATATCTTTTACTTTGCTTGCAAGCATTCGAGAAACTTCAGGCTCAATCCAATTACATGTCGCTTAACTCTATTCCACATCAGTTACAGTTGTATGTGTTACAAAACTTCACATGTTTTACTGCAAGCATTttcgtgacccgtcctaattcatctggacgaatacattacatttggttacatcacgaggtacttgacctctatatgatacattttacaaacattgcattcgtttttaaaagaaaaactttcatttcattgaaagttgacggcatgcataccatttcataatatatccaactataattgacttagtaataatcttgatgaactcgacgactcgaatgcaacgtctttcgaaatatgtcatgaatgactccaagtaatatctctaatatgagcaaatgcacagcggaagatttctttcatacctgagaataaacatgctttcaagtgtcaaccaaaaggttggtgagttcattagtttatcataatcaatcattttcatcattttaatagaccacaagatttcatatttcaatatacatcccatacatagagataaaaaaatcattcatatggtgaacacctggtaaccgacattaacaagatgcatataagaatatcccctatcattccgggacatccatcggacatgataaaacaacatcgaagtactaaagcatccgctacaacggatggggtttgttaggcccaatagatttatctttaggattcgcgtcaattggtagactggtttactaattcttaggttgccaagcaaaaaggggcatattcggcttcgatcattcaaccatataatgtagtttcgattacttgtgtctatttcgtaaaacatttataaaagcagcgcatgtattctcagtcccaaaaatatatattgcaaaagcatttaaaaagggagtaataaagctcacaatattgtatttcgtagtaaaaatacatatgacgtcattgaacaagtgcaaggttggcctcggattcacgaacctttaaaacgATATCGAGTTAACACCATATTAACACTACGTGACTTGTGTCGGTGTATTAACCCTCCAACTTTCCCTACCCTGAACCGGTCCATGGTTAACCCCTATGACGTTTACAATAAGATGACATTGATGATCACTTGAGCTCCACCTTGGCCCGAGAACTAGAGAATCCAAATCCCATATCTATAGCCCAACAATTCGATTCAAGGTCCAATATTAGAAACTGAAATTTAGTAGCCCATCGGTGGCCCGATCCAACAACTCTTTGATGAGTTTGGTTGAGTAATAGTCCAtcgaaagcaaaaaaaaaaattaggcaGCCGTTTTTAATTATACCCCTAATAATTAAGTGGCTgtatgataataaaaaaataatatctcCTACTCGTGCCTTTAGCTTTCTTGTCCCACACCCCATAAAAAAATAAACTCTCTCCTTCTTTAACATACCCTTTCCCATCATTATGTTCTTCGTGTATCATCTTCATTCATCATCTTTTGATAACAATAATAGTTGCAGGTTCTAATGGTAAGGTTATGGTAATCGATGAAGGTTGTTTCATGGTGGCTTAATGAAGTCCGATGGTGATTGATGAAGATAGTGAGGATGGCTGTGGTTGAATATAAACGAACACTAAATGGATTCTTGAGTTTGTGTTTAATTGAACTtggaaacataaaaagaaaacagcaGCAGATCATGATAGAGATTGTATGGTGCTCACGGTGGTGATTTTAGAAGGGTGGTGATCGTGGGTTTTGTTGTGGTCGAAACAGAAACAAAGGAAAATGCAGCAATCAATG
This genomic stretch from Rutidosis leptorrhynchoides isolate AG116_Rl617_1_P2 chromosome 11, CSIRO_AGI_Rlap_v1, whole genome shotgun sequence harbors:
- the LOC139877112 gene encoding uncharacterized protein isoform X2, producing MQRALNWGAGQEQAFFNPEILAHQKRQWYRCHSKTKDTSKYENPTALFEHFVIAGIHPNANLEPVEEAFATRKKMELKKDRTDLTDLKGMQYRSPPTVMMEPQILFKYPPGKKLSMRLADLASFCFPEGVKACMLTRSPSLSELNSLVYNQEHLSRDDLSFIFSLKVADNATLYGVCLHTQEFVHRPPGMLGAGSSLPRAPGRGSRFLITAPRCYCLLTRVPFFELHYDMLNSIVAQERLNRITKFISILNQIPSSPKLENQQEDKYTGSPSKRTSWTDYAIPVDDPLTLSVSSPTLNSPSKRGTGSPSKRGTGSPSKHGTGSPSKRGTGSPSKHGTGSPNVRRRELHSHDDYNDASEKQWEYLGKVHDDYNSIRKTCIEACVFPTKRTLERIGSSGPLFSSVRGIVTEDEDEELCCSDKDVTTKMIMEWAKEHKNELLQIVCSYHALPVPSYGGKVHFKPLDHLQAIEYYRTAFSFGEDPDADMSMIPDKVKFKLAQIEEAVSLSNWTTITICRALSLQNVLILLTAVLLEKQVIITSPNLGVLSATILSLIPMILPFEWQSLFLPVLPAIMFDFLDAPVPFVVGILHKPADSKMKSKDLVRVNLADNQVELSSLPALPRYRELMTRLGPLHARLSSDKTAAKKHPVYRINKWQIEAATQFLAVMRQHLESLCSNLSNHAITSIQNENDRVPVLIKESYIDSFPYRDRPFIKEFVETQMFTVLSDARLSRPEY
- the LOC139877112 gene encoding uncharacterized protein isoform X1; this encodes MLTRSPSLSELNSLVYNQEHLSRDDLSFIFSLKVADNATLYGVCLHTQEFVHRPPGMLGAGSSLPRAPGRGSRFLITAPRCYCLLTRVPFFELHYDMLNSIVAQERLNRITKFISILNQIPSSPKLENQQEDKYTGSPSKRTSWTDYAIPVDDPLTLSVSSPTLNSPSKRGTGSPSKRGTGSPSKHGTGSPSKRGTGSPSKHGTGSPNVRRRELHSHDDYNDASEKQWEYLGKVHDDYNSIRKTCIEACVFPTKRTLERIGSSGPLFSSVRGIVTEDEDEELCCSDKDVTTKMIMEWAKEHKNELLQIVCSYHALPVPSYGGKVHFKPLDHLQAIEYYRTAFSFGEDPDADMSMIPDKVKFKLAQIEEAVSLSNWTTITICRALSLQNVLILLTAVLLEKQVIITSPNLGVLSATILSLIPMILPFEWQSLFLPVLPAIMFDFLDAPVPFVVGILHKPADSKMKSKDLVRVNLADNQVELSSLPALPRYRELMTRLGPLHARLSSDKTAAKKHPVYRINKWQIEAATQFLAVMRQHLESLCSNLSNHAITSIQNENDRVPVLIKESYIDSFPYRDRPFIKEFVETQMFTVLSDARLSRPEY